From Streptomyces sp. NBC_00690, a single genomic window includes:
- a CDS encoding ATP-binding protein — protein sequence MSAIERDTTDGAGTAGAPRQVELPEDRYRQELNFLAGYDQGARPPGWRMTPRSVVLFICGSGDEPLRAADGSQLVVSRKFVGDRALVERCVVTLAGERGLLLVGEPGTAKSMLSELLAAAVCGASTLTVQGTAGTTEDQLRYGWNYALLLAKGPSREALVPSPVLTAMTTGAVARIEEVTRCLPEVQDALVSLLSERRMSVPELAGEGGEGTVHAVPGFTLIATANLRDRGVSEMSAALKRRFNFEEVGPIADLDAETALVRSQATAALARSGAAFGVDDTVLEALVTAFRDLRSGRSAEGWEVERPSTVMSTAEAVHVAASMGLGAAYLSNGRDVVRTLPGHLLGTVRKDDPADHARLLGYWDGPVRRRAEAGSPLWRTLWELRDDLG from the coding sequence ATGAGTGCGATCGAACGCGACACGACAGATGGAGCGGGGACGGCAGGCGCTCCACGGCAGGTGGAGCTGCCGGAGGACCGCTACCGACAGGAACTGAATTTCCTCGCCGGATACGACCAGGGGGCCAGACCTCCCGGCTGGCGGATGACCCCCCGGTCGGTGGTGCTGTTCATCTGCGGCTCGGGCGACGAGCCACTGCGGGCCGCGGACGGTTCACAGTTGGTCGTCTCACGGAAGTTCGTGGGTGACCGCGCTCTGGTCGAGCGGTGCGTGGTGACCCTCGCGGGAGAGCGGGGCCTCCTGCTCGTCGGCGAGCCGGGCACCGCGAAGTCGATGCTGTCCGAGTTGCTCGCCGCTGCGGTGTGCGGTGCCAGCACCCTGACCGTTCAGGGCACCGCGGGCACCACCGAGGACCAGCTGCGATACGGGTGGAACTACGCCCTGTTGTTGGCGAAGGGACCCAGCAGGGAAGCGCTGGTCCCCTCCCCCGTGCTGACGGCCATGACCACCGGGGCGGTCGCCCGCATCGAGGAGGTCACGCGCTGTCTGCCCGAAGTGCAGGACGCCCTGGTCTCGCTGCTCTCCGAGCGGCGCATGTCCGTGCCCGAGCTGGCGGGGGAAGGCGGCGAGGGGACCGTGCACGCGGTGCCCGGATTCACCCTGATCGCCACCGCCAACCTCCGTGACCGCGGCGTCTCGGAGATGTCGGCGGCGTTGAAGCGCCGCTTCAACTTCGAGGAAGTCGGCCCGATCGCCGATCTCGACGCGGAGACGGCTCTTGTCCGCAGCCAGGCGACCGCGGCCCTGGCCCGCTCCGGGGCGGCCTTCGGCGTCGACGACACGGTGTTGGAGGCGCTGGTGACCGCCTTCAGGGACCTGCGCTCCGGGCGGAGCGCCGAGGGGTGGGAGGTGGAGCGCCCGTCGACGGTGATGTCCACGGCGGAAGCGGTGCACGTGGCGGCCTCCATGGGGCTGGGTGCCGCCTATCTGAGCAATGGCCGCGATGTGGTGCGCACCCTCCCGGGGCATCTGCTGGGGACCGTACGCAAGGACGATCCCGCCGACCACGCCCGGCTGCTGGGCTACTGGGACGGTCCGGTGCGCCGACGGGCCGAGGCAGGCTCACCGCTGTGGCGGACGCTGTGGGAGCTCCGCGATGACCTGGGGTGA
- a CDS encoding vWA domain-containing protein: MTWGDLCMPASPRADGEAVGKEGRIAAPEGALAALAGCRDPYLIGVRHHSPALAAAVPALLDAADPEVLLIELPVEFAPWIDHLADPATVPPVALAGSGEGLVFLPFAEFSPELAAIRWARQADVPVIPFDLPLGAREDRDRSGRELPGVNGRSTPEGSSAGALSAALHARASGRPGDDLWDRLVESAAPGSTPEALRRAALLVGWALRSDAGPVDRHDLRREAHMRSRLAEFRGRRTAAVVGSFHSPALVGWESSPPSTDAGPAKAMEVSTSLVPYSYPLLDERSGYPAGIRDPEWQHGVFAAAGDPRLLDDLLTAMAVRICVEIRGAGHPSGPADAREVVRVARDLAALRGLPAAGRGELAEAAQTVLTQGRLLGRGRVVAAAMEKVLVGKRRGRLAPGTPRSGLGPAVERLLGELKLPRPEEPDRRELRLDVLRGELDRRREVALRRLAVCRVPYGEESAVAGVGDAAALTSRWVVDWSPATAAMLDVAGMHGVTLEQAAAGVLRQRRAEERRQGGPSAAEALDGLAEATRCVLPALAVERLAEAAEQLPATGTLPELLAGMTLLDRIRSGHVPGLDIGWEQQAVTAAHEELAAAGVRALDGLAGSTDPDDARALVALAGQASAVGGGLRLADALVRLEAGGTPLMRGAAGAARVLLGQWDPHAFGTGLASRADGASTPELRGQLAECLRGALLAAGPLLETGRALDPLLERVEQFADRAFLDRLPALRAGFDVLSPAARSRLLSVVEDRTGAQVGTLRGVDPAMSARLALADLAGREALTASGLLVAGVPPKRHTAPGTGSAPGEVPEVPPAHSGASGAPKGFRAPAGAPVAILGAGDDGHRDKGRGIGATADGREARQPAPPVEGGALGASERWRLLLGRGTELTGQAQRYATALDELYGRGRGEGSRSGDGSGGGGTDASYPNVRTWSDELAVLFGPGVREEVLAAAADAGRLDAALAMDPAAARPSVELLRTVLSYAGGLPEQQLARLRPLVARLVAELTAALANRLRPALTGLTHPRPTSRPGGPLDLPRTLRANLTTARRDADTGVVTVVPERPVFRTRARRSTDWRLVLVVDVSGSMEASTIWSALTASVLAGVPALSTHFVAFSTEVLDLTDHVDDPLSLLLEVSVGGGTNIARGLRHARELVTVPSRTLVVLVSDFEEGGPIGPLLSEVRSLVDAGCHVLGCASLDDEGRPRYSTGTAGRLVAAGMPVAALSPLELARWVGERVGGTHR; this comes from the coding sequence ATGACCTGGGGTGACCTCTGTATGCCCGCCTCGCCCAGGGCGGACGGCGAGGCGGTCGGGAAGGAGGGGCGGATCGCCGCGCCCGAGGGGGCGTTGGCGGCGCTCGCCGGGTGTCGCGACCCCTACCTCATCGGTGTGCGACACCACTCCCCCGCACTGGCAGCGGCCGTGCCGGCGTTGCTGGACGCGGCTGATCCGGAGGTGTTGTTGATCGAGTTGCCGGTGGAGTTCGCGCCCTGGATCGATCATCTCGCCGACCCCGCCACCGTGCCCCCGGTCGCGCTTGCCGGCAGTGGCGAGGGGCTGGTCTTCCTGCCGTTCGCCGAGTTCTCGCCCGAGTTGGCGGCCATCCGCTGGGCGCGGCAGGCCGACGTACCGGTGATCCCGTTCGACCTGCCGCTCGGGGCTCGCGAAGACCGGGACCGCAGCGGACGAGAGCTGCCCGGGGTGAACGGGCGAAGCACGCCGGAGGGCTCTTCGGCGGGTGCACTCAGCGCCGCCCTGCACGCCCGGGCCTCCGGCCGCCCCGGCGACGACCTGTGGGACCGGCTGGTGGAGTCGGCCGCTCCCGGCAGCACCCCGGAGGCACTGCGGCGGGCCGCCCTGCTCGTGGGCTGGGCCCTGCGCTCGGACGCGGGTCCGGTCGACCGGCACGATCTGCGGCGCGAGGCCCATATGCGAAGCCGACTGGCCGAGTTCCGGGGCCGTAGGACGGCGGCGGTGGTGGGGTCCTTCCACTCACCCGCACTGGTGGGCTGGGAGTCGTCTCCGCCGTCGACCGATGCCGGGCCCGCGAAGGCCATGGAGGTGAGCACCTCGCTGGTGCCCTACTCCTATCCGCTGCTCGACGAGCGATCCGGCTACCCGGCCGGAATCCGCGACCCCGAGTGGCAGCACGGCGTCTTCGCCGCGGCAGGAGATCCACGGCTTCTCGATGATCTCCTCACCGCCATGGCGGTGCGGATCTGTGTGGAGATCAGGGGCGCCGGGCACCCGAGCGGACCTGCCGATGCCCGGGAGGTCGTGCGGGTGGCCCGGGACCTGGCAGCGCTGCGGGGGCTGCCGGCCGCCGGGCGCGGCGAGTTGGCGGAGGCGGCGCAGACCGTGCTCACCCAGGGAAGGTTGTTGGGGCGCGGTCGCGTGGTGGCCGCCGCCATGGAGAAGGTGCTCGTCGGAAAGCGTCGGGGGCGGTTGGCTCCGGGCACCCCGCGCTCGGGTCTGGGACCCGCGGTGGAACGCCTGCTGGGCGAGTTGAAACTGCCCCGCCCCGAGGAACCGGATCGTCGGGAGTTGCGCCTTGACGTCCTCCGTGGGGAGTTGGACCGTCGGCGGGAGGTCGCCCTGCGTCGGCTCGCGGTCTGTCGCGTCCCCTACGGCGAGGAGTCCGCGGTCGCCGGAGTCGGCGATGCCGCAGCGCTGACCAGCCGCTGGGTGGTGGACTGGTCGCCTGCGACGGCCGCCATGCTCGATGTGGCAGGAATGCACGGGGTGACCCTGGAACAAGCTGCGGCGGGGGTATTGCGGCAGCGGCGGGCTGAGGAGCGGCGACAGGGCGGCCCCTCGGCAGCTGAGGCACTGGACGGTTTGGCGGAGGCCACGCGCTGTGTGCTGCCCGCCCTGGCCGTGGAACGGTTGGCGGAGGCGGCCGAGCAGCTCCCGGCGACCGGCACCCTGCCCGAACTGTTGGCCGGAATGACCCTGCTGGACCGCATCCGCTCGGGCCATGTGCCGGGGCTGGACATCGGTTGGGAGCAGCAGGCCGTGACCGCCGCCCATGAGGAGCTGGCGGCGGCCGGGGTCCGGGCGTTGGACGGGCTCGCGGGCTCGACGGATCCCGACGATGCACGGGCTTTGGTCGCCCTGGCCGGACAGGCGTCCGCCGTGGGGGGCGGGCTGCGGCTGGCGGACGCCCTCGTCCGGCTGGAGGCCGGGGGCACGCCGTTGATGCGCGGCGCCGCGGGTGCGGCCCGGGTACTGCTGGGGCAGTGGGATCCGCACGCGTTCGGGACGGGTCTCGCCTCCCGTGCGGACGGCGCGAGCACCCCGGAACTCCGCGGACAGTTGGCCGAGTGCCTGCGCGGGGCCCTTCTTGCCGCCGGTCCTCTGTTGGAGACCGGTAGAGCGCTGGATCCACTGCTGGAACGGGTGGAGCAGTTTGCCGACCGGGCCTTCCTGGACCGTTTGCCGGCACTCAGAGCCGGATTCGACGTCCTTTCCCCCGCAGCCCGTTCCCGGCTGCTCTCGGTCGTCGAGGACCGTACGGGCGCGCAGGTCGGCACCCTGCGGGGGGTGGATCCCGCGATGTCCGCTCGACTCGCACTCGCCGACCTGGCCGGCAGGGAGGCCCTGACGGCCTCGGGCCTGCTGGTCGCGGGTGTGCCGCCGAAGCGGCATACCGCACCCGGCACGGGGAGTGCGCCGGGCGAGGTTCCGGAGGTTCCGCCTGCGCACAGCGGTGCATCAGGCGCGCCGAAGGGCTTCCGCGCGCCAGCCGGAGCCCCGGTGGCCATCCTCGGTGCCGGCGATGACGGTCACCGGGACAAGGGCCGTGGCATCGGTGCGACAGCGGACGGGAGGGAGGCACGGCAGCCCGCCCCACCCGTGGAGGGAGGAGCCCTCGGCGCGAGCGAGCGATGGCGCCTGCTGTTGGGCCGTGGCACGGAGTTGACCGGCCAGGCCCAGCGGTATGCGACCGCGCTCGACGAGTTGTACGGACGCGGACGCGGCGAGGGGTCCCGCAGCGGGGACGGCAGCGGCGGTGGTGGTACGGATGCCTCGTACCCGAATGTGCGCACGTGGTCGGACGAGTTGGCCGTCCTGTTCGGACCGGGGGTGCGTGAGGAAGTGCTCGCCGCGGCAGCGGATGCGGGCCGTCTCGATGCAGCGCTCGCCATGGACCCGGCAGCGGCACGGCCGTCGGTCGAGTTGCTGCGTACGGTGCTGTCCTACGCGGGCGGGCTTCCCGAGCAGCAGTTGGCCCGGCTGCGTCCGCTGGTGGCCCGTTTGGTGGCCGAGTTGACGGCGGCGCTCGCCAACCGGCTGCGTCCCGCGCTCACCGGGCTAACCCACCCTCGCCCCACCAGCCGACCGGGCGGCCCGTTGGATCTGCCCCGTACCCTGCGGGCGAATCTCACCACGGCCCGGCGGGACGCGGACACCGGTGTGGTGACGGTCGTTCCCGAGCGCCCCGTCTTCCGTACGCGCGCCCGTCGCTCCACCGACTGGCGTCTGGTGCTGGTGGTGGACGTGTCAGGGTCGATGGAGGCATCCACGATCTGGTCGGCGCTGACCGCCTCGGTGCTGGCCGGCGTCCCGGCCCTCAGTACGCACTTCGTCGCCTTCTCCACCGAAGTGCTGGACCTGACCGACCACGTGGACGATCCGCTGAGCCTGTTGTTGGAGGTCAGCGTCGGCGGGGGCACCAACATCGCCCGCGGACTTCGTCACGCACGTGAGTTGGTGACCGTGCCGTCCCGGACGCTGGTCGTTCTGGTCAGTGACTTCGAAGAGGGCGGCCCGATCGGTCCGCTGCTCTCCGAGGTTCGGTCGCTGGTCGACGCGGGTTGCCACGTCCTCGGCTGTGCCTCGCTCGACGACGAGGGCAGACCTAGGTACTCGACCGGCACCGCGGGCCGATTGGTGGCGGCAGGAATGCCCGTCGCCGCCCTGAGCCCTCTGGAGCTGGCCCGCTGGGTCGGCGAACGTGTGGGAGGTACACACCGATGA
- a CDS encoding SanA/YdcF family protein produces MKQRRLRWNPSGLRDWAKPSALRGLSRPGLLRSRRAQRRLVQAAMIASVIGLAPATWMHLVADSRVTTVAEVPRQDVAVVFGAGLWKGKPTKYLAHRLDTAAELYRGGKVRVVLVTGDNGRVEYDEPDAMRTYLTERGVPDARIVSDYAGFDTWDSCVRAKKIFGVDRAVLVTQDFHIHRAVTLCRSAGVESYGIGVTEPQDSTWYYGGVREVLAAGKAALDAAFEPDPRYLGAKEKGIQEALVASGE; encoded by the coding sequence ATGAAGCAACGACGACTCCGGTGGAACCCGTCCGGCCTCCGCGATTGGGCCAAGCCGTCAGCCCTGCGGGGGCTGTCACGGCCGGGGCTCTTGAGGTCTCGTCGGGCACAACGTCGGTTGGTGCAGGCGGCCATGATCGCGTCCGTCATCGGGCTTGCCCCCGCCACCTGGATGCATCTGGTCGCCGACAGCCGGGTCACCACCGTCGCCGAAGTACCCCGACAGGATGTGGCGGTGGTGTTCGGGGCAGGGCTGTGGAAGGGCAAACCGACGAAGTATCTGGCGCACCGGCTGGATACGGCGGCGGAGCTCTATCGCGGGGGCAAGGTCAGGGTGGTGCTGGTGACAGGGGACAACGGCCGGGTCGAGTACGACGAGCCCGACGCCATGCGGACCTACCTGACCGAGCGCGGAGTGCCCGATGCCCGCATAGTCAGCGACTACGCGGGCTTCGACACCTGGGACTCCTGCGTCAGGGCGAAGAAGATCTTCGGTGTCGATCGAGCCGTACTGGTGACACAGGACTTCCACATCCATCGGGCGGTGACGCTCTGCCGATCGGCGGGGGTCGAGTCGTACGGCATCGGTGTGACCGAACCGCAGGACTCCACCTGGTACTACGGCGGGGTGCGGGAGGTGCTCGCAGCCGGCAAGGCGGCGCTGGACGCGGCGTTCGAGCCGGACCCCCGCTATCTGGGTGCCAAGGAGAAGGGCATCCAGGAAGCGCTGGTCGCAAGCGGCGAATGA
- a CDS encoding TIGR03086 family metal-binding protein, protein MDIDVTTLLTRHSEALALFSERVHAVKADQWGEPTPCSEWSVRDLVNHLTAEQLWVPELVTEGATIAEVGDVYDGDVLGTRPRAVWDAAARASRKAFSEPGALERTVGLSYGETPAVAYCAQMITDAVVHSWDLSRAIGAPERLPAALVHFALDEVMPYASALSQTGLFAPPIEPPPGDSAQTRLLALLGRRA, encoded by the coding sequence ATGGACATCGATGTGACAACGCTCCTCACGCGCCACTCCGAGGCCCTCGCGCTCTTCTCCGAACGGGTGCACGCGGTGAAGGCCGACCAATGGGGCGAGCCGACGCCCTGCTCCGAGTGGTCAGTCCGTGATCTCGTCAACCATCTGACCGCGGAACAGCTCTGGGTGCCCGAACTGGTGACTGAGGGAGCCACCATCGCGGAGGTGGGCGATGTGTACGACGGCGATGTGCTCGGCACCCGTCCGCGCGCCGTCTGGGACGCCGCAGCCCGCGCCTCGCGGAAGGCGTTCTCCGAGCCGGGTGCGCTGGAACGCACGGTCGGTCTGTCCTACGGGGAGACCCCTGCCGTCGCCTACTGCGCGCAGATGATCACCGACGCGGTGGTGCACAGTTGGGATCTGTCCCGGGCGATCGGCGCACCGGAGCGGCTGCCCGCAGCGCTGGTGCACTTCGCACTGGACGAGGTCATGCCGTATGCGTCGGCGCTCTCCCAGACGGGGCTGTTCGCCCCGCCCATCGAGCCGCCGCCGGGCGACAGCGCCCAGACCCGGTTGCTCGCGCTCCTCGGCCGTCGCGCCTGA
- a CDS encoding NADPH-dependent FMN reductase, giving the protein MDLITREASRTSTAVKTPLKLVVILASNREGRFGPVISDWFLEQTSGRGDFSVELVDLGATDIGTYLGANPAPQVGEALAAITPRLAEADSFIVITPEYNHSFPASVKSLIDWHYSEWRAKPVGFVSYGGMSGGLRAVEQLRLVFAEMHAVTMRNTVSFHQASAHFTDDGRHKNPSECEAAAKALLDQLAWWAETLREAKAERPYAG; this is encoded by the coding sequence ATGGATCTCATCACCCGTGAAGCCTCCCGGACGTCCACCGCGGTCAAGACGCCCCTCAAACTCGTCGTCATCCTCGCCAGCAATCGGGAGGGACGGTTCGGCCCGGTCATCTCCGACTGGTTCCTGGAACAGACGTCAGGACGTGGGGACTTCTCCGTCGAACTGGTCGATCTGGGCGCGACCGACATCGGCACGTACCTCGGCGCCAATCCCGCCCCACAGGTGGGCGAGGCACTCGCGGCGATCACACCGAGACTCGCCGAGGCCGACTCCTTCATCGTCATCACTCCCGAGTACAACCACTCCTTCCCCGCCTCCGTGAAGAGCCTCATCGACTGGCACTACAGCGAATGGCGGGCCAAGCCCGTGGGGTTCGTCTCCTACGGAGGTATGTCCGGCGGGCTGCGCGCGGTGGAACAACTGCGGCTGGTCTTCGCCGAGATGCACGCCGTCACGATGCGCAACACCGTCTCCTTCCATCAGGCGAGCGCCCACTTCACCGACGACGGACGGCACAAGAACCCGTCGGAGTGCGAGGCCGCTGCGAAAGCCTTGCTCGATCAACTGGCCTGGTGGGCCGAGACCTTGCGGGAGGCCAAGGCAGAGCGCCCGTACGCCGGGTAG
- a CDS encoding class F sortase, whose amino-acid sequence MSTKAKGWVLAAAVCTGVYLVQNGSRDLTPPVPSAAQAFAAGPRAHTDAAADPLPPSPPLRLRIPDIDVDTPLMRLGLDRGGGLEVPPEADRNLAGWYGGGTTPGAKGAAVVAGHVDNARGPAVFYALGALKKGHRIEVSRRDGRTAVFTIDAIEVYEADAFPDRKVYGSTKRAELRVITCGGGFSEKTGYRGNVVAFAHLIGVRPA is encoded by the coding sequence ATGAGTACCAAGGCGAAGGGCTGGGTGCTGGCCGCCGCCGTCTGCACCGGTGTCTATCTGGTGCAGAACGGCTCCCGGGATCTGACGCCGCCGGTGCCTTCCGCGGCTCAGGCGTTCGCCGCCGGTCCCCGGGCGCACACCGACGCAGCCGCCGACCCCTTGCCGCCGTCACCGCCGCTGCGCCTGCGCATCCCCGACATCGACGTCGACACCCCCCTGATGCGGCTGGGCCTCGACCGCGGGGGCGGTCTTGAGGTGCCGCCGGAGGCGGACCGCAACCTCGCCGGCTGGTACGGCGGGGGCACGACGCCAGGCGCGAAGGGCGCCGCGGTCGTCGCCGGCCATGTGGACAATGCACGGGGACCGGCCGTCTTCTACGCTCTCGGCGCCCTCAAGAAGGGCCACCGCATCGAGGTCTCGCGCCGGGACGGCCGCACCGCCGTGTTCACCATCGATGCGATCGAGGTCTACGAGGCCGATGCCTTCCCCGACCGAAAGGTGTACGGATCCACGAAGCGCGCCGAACTCAGGGTGATCACCTGTGGCGGCGGTTTCAGCGAGAAGACCGGCTACCGGGGCAACGTGGTCGCCTTCGCCCATCTCATCGGTGTCCGTCCGGCCTGA
- a CDS encoding sulfite exporter TauE/SafE family protein, giving the protein MPDISLTTLVLLCLAAAAAGWIDAVVGGGGLLLLPALLLGLPQTSAAHVLGTNKAVAIVGTTGAAITYARKARVPVRTAVRIGLAALAGSMGGAFFAAGISSDVLRPVIMVVLLAVAAFVLLRPSFGTAADGVGRSVTRARTITAIVLVGGGIGFYDGLFGPGTGTFLVLALTAVLHLDLLTASATAKIVNVCTNGGALAMFAYQGTVLWQLAALLAVFNLVGGMFGARMALRKGSEFVRGVLLAVVLTLVAKLAFDQWSA; this is encoded by the coding sequence GTGCCCGACATATCGCTGACCACGCTCGTACTGCTCTGCCTTGCCGCCGCGGCGGCCGGATGGATCGATGCGGTGGTGGGCGGTGGCGGGTTGTTGCTGCTGCCCGCCCTTCTGCTCGGCCTGCCGCAGACCTCGGCCGCCCATGTGCTCGGCACCAACAAGGCCGTGGCGATCGTGGGCACGACCGGTGCCGCGATCACCTATGCGCGCAAGGCGCGGGTGCCGGTGCGGACGGCGGTACGGATCGGTTTGGCCGCGCTCGCGGGATCGATGGGCGGCGCGTTCTTCGCCGCAGGCATCAGCAGCGATGTGCTGCGGCCCGTGATCATGGTGGTGCTGCTGGCCGTCGCCGCGTTCGTCCTGCTTCGACCCTCCTTCGGGACGGCGGCGGACGGGGTGGGGCGGTCCGTGACCAGGGCGCGCACCATTACCGCGATCGTCCTCGTCGGCGGTGGCATCGGCTTCTACGACGGACTCTTCGGGCCCGGTACGGGCACCTTCCTGGTACTGGCGCTGACGGCCGTGCTCCATCTCGACCTGCTGACGGCATCGGCCACCGCCAAGATCGTCAATGTGTGCACCAACGGCGGGGCGCTGGCCATGTTCGCCTACCAGGGCACGGTGCTGTGGCAGTTGGCGGCACTGCTCGCGGTCTTCAACCTGGTGGGCGGGATGTTCGGGGCACGGATGGCGCTGCGCAAGGGCAGCGAGTTCGTGCGCGGGGTGCTCCTCGCGGTCGTCCTGACACTGGTCGCGAAGCTCGCCTTCGACCAGTGGTCCGCCTGA
- a CDS encoding putative protein N(5)-glutamine methyltransferase: MSLPSFPPLDDIVRTLRTAGCVFAEDEADLLLAAASGPEALATMVDRRALGHPLEHIVGWAAFAGLRIRVDPGVFVPRRRTEFLVEQAVSLTRPHSVVVDLCCGSGALGAALAHSVRPIELHACDIDPRAVHCARGNVRSAGGRVYEGDLYAPLPARLGGRVGVLLANVPYVPTGEIELLPAEARVHEARIALDGGTDGLDVLRRVTTEAASWLAPGGSMLFETSEEQLPTALEIVARGGLEPRVAVDDDRWATVVIGTRQG, from the coding sequence ATGTCCCTTCCGTCGTTCCCGCCCCTCGACGACATAGTCCGCACGCTGCGGACTGCCGGCTGCGTCTTCGCCGAGGACGAGGCGGACCTCCTCCTCGCCGCGGCCTCCGGGCCCGAAGCCCTCGCCACGATGGTGGACCGCCGCGCCTTGGGCCACCCCCTGGAGCACATCGTCGGCTGGGCGGCCTTCGCCGGCCTGCGGATACGGGTGGACCCCGGGGTTTTCGTCCCCCGACGCCGTACCGAATTCCTCGTTGAGCAGGCCGTTTCGCTCACCCGGCCGCACTCCGTCGTCGTCGACCTGTGCTGCGGTTCCGGGGCCCTGGGCGCCGCGCTCGCCCACTCCGTACGGCCGATCGAACTCCATGCCTGCGACATCGACCCGCGGGCCGTGCACTGCGCTCGGGGCAATGTCCGGTCGGCCGGCGGGCGAGTGTACGAAGGGGACCTGTACGCGCCCCTGCCCGCGCGGCTCGGCGGGCGGGTCGGGGTCCTCCTGGCCAATGTGCCCTATGTGCCGACCGGTGAGATCGAACTGCTCCCCGCCGAAGCCCGGGTGCACGAGGCACGCATCGCCCTCGACGGGGGTACGGACGGGCTCGACGTACTGCGTCGGGTCACGACCGAGGCGGCGAGCTGGCTCGCACCCGGCGGCTCCATGCTCTTCGAGACCAGCGAGGAACAGCTGCCGACGGCTCTGGAGATCGTGGCCCGAGGCGGCCTTGAGCCCCGGGTGGCCGTGGATGACGACCGTTGGGCGACGGTCGTCATCGGTACGCGACAGGGGTGA
- a CDS encoding oxidoreductase, translating to MAGWSTADIPDQQGRTAVVTGANSGIGLCTAEALAGGGAAVVLACRSEERGARAATWVRERVPGADVRVRRLDLADLASVREFAAWYPYDRLDLLINNAGVMALPFGRTVDGFERQFGVNHLGHFALTGLLLPRLLTTSGARVVSVSSFMHRLAGLDLDDLQSEHPYRRWIAYARSKTANLLFVHALARRLAAVGSDVVAAAAHPGYSDTNLQGAGPRMAGARVTEGVMSLGNRLFAQPAAAGALPTLYAATAPGVRPDSFTGPRIAGWRGAPASAGRAAWARDDETAERLWTASATLTGVVYEGLPSP from the coding sequence ATGGCCGGTTGGAGCACTGCCGACATTCCGGATCAGCAGGGGCGCACGGCAGTGGTCACGGGTGCCAACAGCGGCATCGGGCTCTGCACCGCCGAAGCGCTGGCCGGTGGGGGCGCGGCGGTGGTTCTCGCCTGCCGGAGCGAGGAGCGGGGTGCCCGGGCGGCGACCTGGGTGCGTGAGCGGGTGCCCGGGGCAGATGTCCGGGTGCGCCGACTGGACCTGGCGGACTTGGCGTCCGTGAGGGAGTTCGCGGCCTGGTACCCGTACGACCGTCTCGATCTGCTGATCAACAACGCGGGGGTGATGGCGCTTCCGTTCGGGCGGACCGTCGACGGGTTCGAGCGGCAGTTCGGGGTGAACCACCTGGGCCATTTCGCCCTGACCGGACTTCTCCTGCCCAGGCTGCTGACGACATCGGGCGCGCGGGTGGTGAGCGTGTCGAGCTTCATGCACCGGTTGGCCGGGCTGGACCTGGACGACCTCCAGAGCGAGCACCCGTACCGCAGGTGGATCGCGTACGCGCGGTCCAAGACGGCGAATCTGCTCTTCGTGCACGCGTTGGCGCGACGGCTGGCGGCGGTGGGTTCCGACGTGGTCGCAGCGGCGGCGCACCCCGGATACTCCGACACCAATCTGCAAGGCGCGGGTCCACGGATGGCGGGGGCCAGGGTGACGGAAGGCGTGATGTCCCTGGGCAACCGCTTGTTCGCCCAACCGGCCGCGGCGGGAGCGCTGCCCACCCTGTACGCAGCCACCGCACCCGGCGTGCGACCCGACTCCTTCACCGGCCCGCGCATCGCCGGCTGGCGAGGTGCCCCGGCATCGGCGGGGCGCGCGGCCTGGGCCAGGGACGATGAAACGGCCGAGCGGTTGTGGACGGCGTCCGCCACGCTGACGGGGGTGGTGTACGAGGGGCTCCCCTCGCCCTGA